The following proteins come from a genomic window of Populus alba chromosome 12, ASM523922v2, whole genome shotgun sequence:
- the LOC118060566 gene encoding silicon efflux transporter LSI2, producing MIKLKPTGYTTSGPAACCASYTSERNFVYLVTVLPRRTPVNWLVFYFEWAMSSILIIESVLQFLVLAVFPAVPFLPIGRTAGSLLGAVLMVIFQVLSPSEAYASIDLSILGLLFGTIVVSVYLERADAFMYLSKLLSWKSLGAKDLVCRVCLLSAISSAFFTNDTSCMILTEFVLKVAKQHNLSPQPFLVALASSSNIGSSATPIGNPQNLVVAVNGQIPFLTFFVGIAPAALVGVLVNAVAIICMYWRELSSHLKEEEDANGEVVADGDTSFYRFLPSTLPHFPRSSFQERSFMLDMQGSPSIHGNSAYLNTLRYRSGASETDMSRVPSIMLETAGNSSASSKWKAILWKSCVYLVTLGMLIALVMGVNMSWTAVTAAVALMVLDFKDAQPCLEKVSYSLLILFCGMFMTIEGFNKTGFPSCLWEFVEPFAQINHASGIAVLAVLIVILSNVVSNVPTVLLLGARMAASAACISPDYVRKSWLILAWVSTVAGNLSLLGSAANMIVCEQASRAPNLGYNLSFWSHLKFGVPSTIIVTAIGLTIIR from the exons ATGATCAAGCTCAAGCCTACTGGATACACTACCA GTGGACCTGCTGCATGCTGTGCTAGTTACACTTCT GAAAGGAATTTTGTTTATCTTGTAACAGTTCTTCCCAGGCGAACTCCTGTTAACTGGCTAGTCTTCTATTTTGAATGGGCAATGTCTTCAATATT GATAATTGAATCCGTGTTGCAATTCTTGGTGCTGGCAGTTTTCCCTGCTGTTCCATTTCTGCCCATTGGGAGGACTGCAGGATCTCTTTTAGGGGCAGTACTCATGGTTATTTTCCAAGTCTTATCTCCTTCTGAAGCATATGCTTCCATTGATCTTTCAATTCTTGGCCTTCTCTTTGGAACAATAGTCGTGAGTGTCTATCTTGAAAGAGCAGATGCATTTATGTACTTGAGCAAACTGCTGTCATGGAAGAGCCTTGGAGCAAAGGATTTAGTTTGTAGagtctgcttattatctgccaTTTCAAGTGCTTTCTTTACCAATGACACTTCTTGTATGATCTTGACTGAATTTGTACTCAAAGTTGCAAAACAACACAATCTCTCGCCTCAACCTTTCTTGGTTGCTCTTGCCTCAAGTTCAAACATTGGGTCATCAGCAACTCCAATAGGCAACCCTCAAAACCTGGTTGTTGCTGTAAATGGTCAGATTCCTTTTTTGACTTTCTTTGTTGGAATTGCACCTGCAGCACTTGTAGGAGTTCTTGTGAATGCTGTAGCTATCATATGTATGTACTGGAGAGAGTTATCTTCTCATctcaaggaagaagaagatgcaaATGGGGAAGTTGTTGCTGATGGTGACACGAGTTTCTACAGGTTTTTACCATCCACATTGCCACATTTCCCACGCTCAAGCTTTCAGGAAAGAAGCTTCATGTTGGATATGCAGGGCTCGCCTTCAATTCATGGGAATTCGGCTTATTTGAACACGTTAAGATACAGATCTGGTGCTAGTGAGACTGACATGTCCAGGGTTCCCAGTATTATGTTAGAGACTGCAGGAAACTCGAGTGCATCCTCGAAATGGAAAGCCATACTGTGGAAATCTTGTGTGTACCTGGTGACTCTTGGGATGTTGATTGCTTTGGTTATGGGAGTAAATATGTCATGGACTGCAGTCACTGCTGCTGTTGCTCTAATGGTTCTTGATTTCAAGGATGCTCAGCCATGCCTAGAGAAG GTTTCCTATTCTCTTTTGATTCTCTTTTGTGGGATGTTTATGACAATTGAAGGCTTCAATAAAACTGGATTTCCAAGCTGCTTGTGGGAATTCGTGGAGCCCTTCGCACAAATTAACCATGCTAGCGGGATAGCAGTCCTCGCAGTTCTCATCGTTATCCTCTCAAATGTGGTGTCAAATGTACCAACTG TTCTGTTACTGGGGGCCCGAATGGCAGCATCGGCAGCTTGTATTTCCCCGGATTATGTGAGGAAGTCATGGCTGATTTTAGCGTGGGTGAGCACAGTGGCAGGTAACCTCTCGCTATTGGGTTCAGCTGCCAATATGATAGTGTGTGAACAGGCAAGCCGAGCCCCAAATCTTGGCTACAACTTATCTTTCTGGAGCCATCTCAAGTTTGGAGTCCCCTCCACCATTATCGTCACTGCTATTGGCTTGACTATCATTAGATag